One window of Gemmatimonadota bacterium genomic DNA carries:
- a CDS encoding YIP1 family protein produces the protein MDTIAPNRSLLDRMAGAARLDIEVYEEVEHDPTATSQAAIVVGLVALAAAIGGAGSGGAAFFGGVVATYAGWLLWSGIIYLIGAHLMGGTATWGEVLRTVGFAQSPGVLYVLAILPLIGGVIEAAVFVWLLVAVFIAIRQALDVGNGAAALTAVLGWIPYLVVQVVVRVFTGVWPNLL, from the coding sequence GTGGACACCATCGCTCCGAATCGTTCGCTCCTGGACCGCATGGCGGGAGCCGCGCGCCTCGACATAGAGGTGTACGAGGAGGTGGAGCACGACCCGACCGCGACCTCGCAGGCCGCTATCGTGGTGGGCCTCGTGGCGCTCGCGGCGGCGATCGGCGGCGCGGGCTCGGGGGGCGCCGCGTTCTTCGGTGGCGTCGTCGCCACGTACGCGGGCTGGCTCCTGTGGTCTGGAATCATCTACCTGATCGGCGCACACCTGATGGGGGGCACCGCCACCTGGGGAGAGGTGCTGCGCACGGTAGGTTTCGCGCAGTCGCCCGGGGTTCTGTACGTGCTGGCGATCCTGCCCCTGATCGGGGGCGTCATCGAGGCCGCCGTCTTCGTCTGGCTCCTCGTAGCCGTGTTCATCGCCATCCGCCAAGCGCTGGACGTGGGCAACGGCGCGGCGGCGCTCACGGCGGTGCTGGGCTGGATTCCCTACCTGGTGGTGCAGGTCGTGGTGCGGGTGTTCACCGGCGTCTGGCCCAACCTGCTTTGA
- a CDS encoding formate dehydrogenase accessory sulfurtransferase FdhD, with translation MSRGAVEPVEERVYAVTLSGAPVAVLTASACDPAELAAGHLLARGHPWDALRAAAFRVDDGSVDVDLPPEAADAGACLRAHRTTEGVAHVLGCGGCRALLGAGDAPLPGLDELRALMGELYGESSGVHAAGLVRGAELVLRLEDVARHSALDRLAGAALRRGWDPAGLGLVTTARISGEMAYKAARAGLAWVASRSVPTTLATRIAATAELPLAARAGTPRQRVFAGVLAS, from the coding sequence TTGAGCCGGGGCGCGGTCGAACCGGTCGAGGAGCGCGTCTACGCGGTGACCCTGTCGGGCGCTCCGGTGGCGGTGCTCACCGCGTCGGCGTGCGACCCCGCAGAGCTCGCCGCGGGGCACCTGCTGGCGCGCGGGCACCCGTGGGACGCGCTGAGAGCGGCGGCGTTCCGCGTGGACGACGGTTCGGTGGACGTGGATCTGCCGCCCGAGGCGGCCGACGCCGGCGCGTGCCTGCGCGCGCACAGGACGACGGAGGGCGTGGCGCACGTGCTGGGGTGCGGAGGCTGTCGCGCGCTCCTGGGCGCGGGCGACGCCCCCCTGCCCGGCCTGGACGAGCTGCGCGCCCTGATGGGGGAGCTCTACGGCGAATCGTCGGGTGTGCACGCGGCGGGCCTCGTCCGGGGCGCCGAGTTGGTCCTTCGGCTGGAGGACGTGGCGCGCCATTCGGCGCTGGACAGGCTGGCCGGGGCGGCGCTGCGGCGCGGCTGGGACCCCGCCGGGCTGGGGCTCGTCACGACCGCGCGCATCAGCGGCGAGATGGCGTACAAGGCGGCGCGCGCCGGCCTCGCCTGGGTGGCGAGCCGCTCGGTCCCCACCACGCTGGCCACGCGCATCGCGGCGACCGCGGAGCTACCCCTCGCGGCGCGCGCAGGCACGCCGCGCCAGCGAGTGTTCGCGGGCGTGCTGGCCTCGTGA
- a CDS encoding molybdenum cofactor guanylyltransferase, translating into MGGDPPGGDAAGPAVARADAPATHGFLGAILVGGKNTRFGDHKGMASVGGVRIADRARRALAEAGCARVVLIANEPEAYAPLGLPSRADERAGLGPLGGLHAALLWAQELGAPGALVVAGDMPFVAPGLLRELAESAAGPDTDAAVPLSDGKRGLEPLCAAYALACLPAIEESAHGGGARLVSFYDDVRVHAMPKERVAAFGDPARLFHNVNTREELEEAERLAAGALVSGRDA; encoded by the coding sequence ATGGGTGGCGACCCGCCGGGCGGTGACGCCGCGGGACCGGCCGTGGCCCGCGCGGACGCGCCCGCCACGCACGGCTTTCTTGGGGCCATCCTGGTGGGAGGCAAGAACACCCGCTTCGGGGACCACAAGGGCATGGCGAGCGTGGGCGGCGTCCGGATCGCCGACCGGGCGCGCCGGGCGCTGGCCGAAGCGGGCTGCGCGCGCGTGGTGCTGATCGCCAACGAGCCGGAGGCGTACGCGCCGCTCGGGCTGCCCAGCCGCGCCGACGAACGCGCCGGTCTGGGGCCGCTGGGGGGGCTCCACGCGGCGCTGCTGTGGGCGCAGGAGTTGGGCGCGCCGGGCGCGCTCGTGGTCGCCGGAGACATGCCGTTCGTCGCCCCCGGCTTGCTGCGCGAGCTGGCCGAGAGCGCCGCCGGCCCGGACACGGACGCGGCCGTGCCCCTGAGCGACGGCAAGCGCGGCCTGGAGCCGCTGTGCGCCGCCTACGCGCTCGCCTGCCTGCCCGCCATCGAGGAGAGCGCCCACGGCGGCGGCGCGCGCCTCGTGTCCTTCTACGACGACGTGCGGGTGCACGCGATGCCGAAGGAGCGGGTCGCGGCGTTCGGCGACCCCGCGCGCCTGTTCCACAACGTCAACACGCGCGAGGAGCTCGAGGAGGCCGAGCGGCTGGCCGCCGGCGCCCTCGTCAGCGGGCGCGACGCGTGA